In one Haloplanus salinus genomic region, the following are encoded:
- a CDS encoding LysE family translocator, with the protein MNAVIAEESVSNGWLAGARTGLGAMTADAVFFVGSLFGVVAFVERFPTVRAAMVGVGGALMCYFAYGAARDATGGVETVPSGDGAARQAATGFRKAFVLALTNPYQILFWLTIGVGLLEPGELDVLAYTPYVGADLAGLLVVRTGSPALIVGFFLGIALWITGFPAALRAAQRRVAAFAPVVAGASALVLAGFGVVFLVDAVRTLL; encoded by the coding sequence ATGAACGCCGTCATCGCCGAGGAGTCCGTCAGCAACGGCTGGCTCGCCGGCGCCCGCACCGGTCTGGGTGCGATGACCGCCGACGCCGTCTTCTTCGTCGGGTCGCTGTTCGGCGTCGTCGCTTTCGTCGAGCGGTTTCCGACCGTCCGCGCCGCGATGGTCGGCGTCGGCGGCGCCCTGATGTGCTATTTCGCCTACGGCGCCGCGAGGGACGCGACCGGCGGCGTGGAGACCGTCCCGTCCGGCGACGGCGCGGCCCGGCAGGCGGCCACCGGCTTCCGCAAGGCGTTCGTCCTCGCGCTCACCAACCCCTACCAGATCCTCTTCTGGCTCACCATCGGCGTCGGCCTGCTCGAACCGGGCGAGCTCGACGTGCTCGCGTACACGCCGTACGTGGGCGCGGACCTCGCCGGCCTGCTGGTGGTTCGGACGGGGAGCCCGGCGCTCATCGTCGGCTTCTTCCTCGGCATCGCGCTGTGGATCACGGGGTTCCCGGCGGCGCTCCGAGCGGCCCAGCGCCGCGTCGCCGCGTTCGCACCCGTCGTCGCCGGCGCGAGCGCGCTCGTCCTCGCCGGCTTCGGCGTCGTCTTCCTCGTCGACGCCGTCCGGACGCTCCTCTGA
- a CDS encoding M24 family metallopeptidase: MDPDFTPLDAALGDDADGYLLDADGTDSTQRYLSGFDAPDPFVTCYTPDGIHLLVSGLEYGRARKAARADTVTRLSADDYRERVNELGRATGRGAVVADFLADHGVDRVAVPGRFPLGTADGLRESGVAVRVDESDAIAEIRAVKTAEEVEHVRRAQRANERAMAAAESLLESASVVDGVLHRDGDPLTSEAVRREIELTLVREGCALDESIVACGADAADPHDRGSGPLRADEPVVVDIFPRDTETRYHADMTRTFVKGTPTETLREWFDLTDEARKAALDAVGPGVTGGAVHDAACDVYEDAGLPTLRSDPDAETGFIHSTGHGVGLDVHELPRIAPDGSELEPGNVITIEPGLYDPDVGGVRIEDLVVVTEDGYENLTEYPVELVL, translated from the coding sequence ATGGACCCGGACTTCACTCCCCTCGACGCCGCTCTCGGCGACGACGCCGACGGCTACCTCCTCGACGCCGACGGCACCGACTCCACCCAGCGCTACCTCTCGGGCTTCGACGCGCCCGACCCGTTCGTCACCTGTTATACGCCCGACGGGATCCACCTCCTCGTCTCGGGGCTGGAGTACGGCCGCGCGAGGAAGGCGGCCCGCGCGGATACGGTGACTCGCCTCTCGGCGGACGACTACCGCGAGCGAGTGAACGAGTTGGGGCGCGCGACGGGTCGGGGTGCCGTCGTCGCGGACTTCCTCGCCGACCACGGCGTGGACCGGGTGGCGGTGCCCGGCCGCTTCCCACTCGGCACCGCCGACGGCCTCCGGGAGTCCGGCGTAGCCGTCCGCGTCGACGAGTCGGACGCCATCGCGGAGATTCGGGCCGTGAAGACGGCCGAGGAGGTCGAACACGTCCGCCGCGCACAGCGGGCGAACGAGCGGGCGATGGCGGCCGCCGAGTCGCTGCTCGAGTCGGCGTCGGTCGTCGACGGCGTCCTCCATCGCGACGGCGACCCGCTGACGAGCGAGGCGGTCAGGCGGGAGATCGAACTGACGCTCGTCCGCGAGGGCTGTGCGCTGGACGAGAGCATCGTGGCCTGTGGCGCCGACGCCGCCGACCCCCACGACCGAGGGTCGGGTCCGCTGCGCGCCGACGAACCGGTCGTCGTCGACATCTTCCCGCGCGACACGGAGACGCGGTACCACGCCGACATGACGCGGACGTTCGTGAAGGGGACGCCGACGGAGACGCTGCGGGAGTGGTTCGACCTGACCGACGAGGCCCGAAAAGCCGCGCTCGACGCCGTCGGACCCGGGGTCACGGGCGGAGCGGTCCACGACGCGGCCTGTGACGTGTACGAGGACGCGGGCCTGCCGACGCTCCGGAGCGACCCGGACGCCGAGACGGGCTTCATCCACAGCACTGGCCACGGCGTCGGCCTCGACGTCCACGAACTCCCGCGGATCGCGCCGGACGGCTCCGAACTCGAACCGGGGAACGTGATCACCATCGAACCCGGCCTCTACGACCCCGACGTGGGTGGCGTCCGCATCGAGGACCTCGTCGTGGTCACCGAGGACGGGTACGAGAACCTGACGGAGTACCCGGTCGAGCTGGTGCTGTAA
- a CDS encoding metal-dependent transcriptional regulator, with protein MLSDAMEDYLKAVYRLQSDGGAPVSTSAIADEVGKTAPTVTSMVQKLADRGLLKREKYKGVELTPEGETVALEVLRHHRLLEAYLAERLDYSWTDVHEEADALEHHISEEFERRVAEALGDPEVDPHGDPIPGADLRPLENDETTPLSDHDTGDRVVVSRVRDRDEDELAYLDDAGVRPGTELVVVDVAPFGMVTVRTGDGEQSLPESVARTIRVRTTGAEVSGA; from the coding sequence ATGTTGAGCGACGCCATGGAGGATTACCTCAAGGCGGTCTATCGGCTGCAGTCCGACGGTGGCGCGCCGGTGTCCACCTCCGCGATCGCCGACGAAGTGGGGAAGACGGCGCCGACGGTGACGAGCATGGTGCAGAAGCTCGCCGACCGGGGGTTACTGAAGCGCGAGAAATACAAGGGGGTCGAACTCACCCCCGAGGGGGAGACGGTGGCGCTCGAGGTGCTCCGGCACCATCGCCTGTTGGAGGCGTATCTCGCCGAACGTCTCGACTACTCGTGGACGGACGTTCACGAGGAGGCGGACGCCCTCGAACACCACATCTCGGAGGAGTTCGAGCGGCGGGTGGCGGAGGCGCTCGGCGACCCGGAGGTGGACCCACACGGCGACCCGATTCCGGGCGCCGACCTGCGGCCGCTGGAGAACGACGAGACGACGCCGCTGAGCGACCACGACACGGGCGACCGGGTGGTCGTGAGTCGGGTGCGTGACCGCGACGAGGACGAACTCGCCTACCTCGACGACGCGGGCGTCCGGCCGGGGACGGAGCTCGTCGTCGTCGACGTGGCGCCGTTCGGGATGGTCACCGTCCGCACCGGTGACGGGGAGCAGAGCCTGCCCGAGTCGGTGGCGCGGACCATTCGGGTGCGGACGACCGGGGCGGAGGTGAGCGGCGCGTGA
- a CDS encoding pyridoxal-phosphate dependent enzyme codes for MDISDAFVGLDCTATGDRYAPDHAGRSDADAPLDPVYDLDAVDADALPARPASMWDYDALLPVPADRAVSAGEGGTPLLDASGLAADLDVGSVWLKDEGRNPTGTVLDRGLSVAVTMAHAGDADLLALAAPGNAGQSAAAYAGRIETDLYAYLPSRAPFPNKAMVNVHGADMRVIGGRYPDALDALESELVREWYSLQEFTTPYRHDGAKTLAYEVAAARDWAVPDAVVVAVGTGETLVGVARGFRDLEALGVTDRVPRCYAVQPEGCAPVVDAHESGTDVTPVEYPDTICGELEVPAPAGGAMALDAVESTGGGAVAVADEDVLESAVTLTQRLGTEVGATGGAAAAGAWALAERGDVGSDDAVLVVNADAGVKTADVLRSHLMGQGV; via the coding sequence ATGGACATCTCCGACGCCTTCGTCGGCCTCGACTGCACCGCGACCGGCGACCGATACGCGCCCGATCACGCCGGGCGGAGCGACGCCGACGCACCGCTCGACCCCGTCTACGATCTCGACGCCGTGGACGCCGACGCCCTGCCGGCGCGCCCGGCCTCGATGTGGGACTACGACGCCCTCCTGCCCGTCCCCGCCGACCGCGCCGTCTCGGCGGGCGAGGGTGGAACGCCGTTGCTCGACGCGTCCGGCCTCGCGGCCGACCTCGACGTCGGGAGCGTGTGGCTGAAAGACGAGGGCCGGAACCCGACGGGGACCGTCCTCGACCGGGGGCTGTCGGTCGCGGTGACGATGGCGCACGCGGGCGACGCCGACCTGCTGGCGCTCGCAGCGCCCGGAAACGCCGGGCAGTCAGCGGCGGCCTACGCCGGCCGGATCGAGACGGACCTGTACGCTTACCTCCCCTCACGCGCGCCGTTCCCGAACAAGGCGATGGTGAACGTCCACGGCGCCGACATGCGGGTGATCGGCGGGCGCTACCCCGACGCGCTGGACGCCCTCGAATCGGAGCTGGTGCGCGAGTGGTACTCCCTCCAGGAGTTCACGACGCCGTACCGCCACGACGGGGCGAAGACGCTGGCCTACGAAGTCGCCGCCGCGCGGGACTGGGCGGTTCCGGACGCCGTCGTCGTCGCCGTCGGCACCGGCGAGACGCTCGTCGGCGTCGCACGCGGGTTCCGTGACCTCGAAGCGCTGGGGGTGACCGACCGCGTGCCGCGGTGTTACGCCGTCCAACCCGAGGGGTGTGCGCCGGTCGTCGACGCACACGAGTCCGGGACGGACGTGACGCCGGTCGAGTACCCCGACACCATCTGCGGCGAGTTGGAGGTGCCCGCGCCGGCGGGCGGAGCGATGGCGCTGGACGCCGTCGAGTCGACGGGTGGCGGCGCGGTCGCGGTGGCGGACGAAGACGTCTTGGAGAGCGCGGTGACGCTCACCCAGCGACTCGGGACGGAGGTGGGCGCGACGGGCGGCGCGGCCGCCGCGGGCGCGTGGGCGCTCGCCGAACGCGGCGACGTCGGGTCGGACGACGCCGTCCTCGTCGTCAACGCCGACGCGGGCGTGAAGACGGCCGACGTACTCCGCAGTCATCTGATGGGACAGGGCGTCTGA
- a CDS encoding TMEM165/GDT1 family protein — protein sequence MTGWLEILTVAFVAQLVVLPGEKVQFIIAGLSTRYNPLVVVGAASTAFAGWTALEILFGEALQRALPPVVLDGFTAALFAVFAALLYRSAPSGGEPERVDPAATDGGVAALADDFEPTVFGREIPQVFDGFVPIFTMMAVGEFGDKTQLVTIGLAAQYGAHPAIWAGEMLAIVPVSLANAFFFHRFAHRLDLRKAHFFSAGLFAFFAGDTVLSVVTGFSVWETVVGAVSTAVLGLL from the coding sequence GTGACCGGCTGGCTCGAAATCCTCACCGTCGCCTTCGTCGCCCAACTGGTCGTCCTCCCCGGCGAGAAAGTGCAGTTCATCATCGCGGGGCTGTCGACGCGGTACAACCCGCTGGTGGTCGTGGGTGCCGCGAGCACCGCCTTCGCGGGGTGGACGGCGCTCGAAATCCTGTTCGGCGAGGCGCTCCAGCGGGCGCTCCCCCCCGTCGTCCTCGACGGGTTCACCGCCGCGCTCTTCGCCGTCTTCGCCGCCCTGCTCTACCGCTCGGCGCCCTCGGGTGGCGAGCCGGAACGGGTCGATCCGGCGGCGACCGACGGTGGCGTCGCCGCACTCGCTGACGACTTCGAACCCACGGTGTTCGGCCGGGAGATACCGCAGGTGTTCGACGGGTTCGTGCCCATCTTCACGATGATGGCGGTGGGCGAGTTCGGCGACAAGACCCAGCTGGTAACCATCGGTCTCGCCGCACAGTACGGCGCCCACCCCGCCATCTGGGCGGGCGAGATGCTCGCTATCGTCCCCGTGAGCCTGGCGAACGCCTTCTTCTTTCATCGGTTCGCCCACAGACTCGACCTGCGGAAGGCCCACTTCTTCTCGGCCGGCCTCTTCGCTTTCTTCGCGGGCGACACCGTACTGAGCGTCGTCACCGGGTTCTCCGTCTGGGAGACGGTCGTCGGCGCGGTGTCGACGGCCGTGTTGGGCCTGCTCTGA
- a CDS encoding PH domain-containing protein: MDSRPDWLSVDADETVVWQGAPRVRRILPTAAVATLWIALLAAAVSIGPRAALAPVRAFPGVALVGAALLLAVPAVVAVAWAYLRTTNVAYVLTDRNCYRKSGVLSTRVSRIDLSTVQRTSLNKDVWGSLFDYGTLSISTAGSDGVDLRLTDLDDPDPVRAEMQRLIDTSRSHGVGAAATTPIDESTADTLLADFRALRESAARVERAVSDR; this comes from the coding sequence ATGGACTCCCGCCCCGACTGGCTCTCCGTCGACGCCGACGAGACGGTCGTCTGGCAGGGTGCGCCCCGCGTCCGGCGCATCCTGCCGACGGCCGCCGTCGCAACGCTCTGGATCGCCCTCCTCGCGGCCGCCGTCTCGATCGGCCCGCGCGCCGCCCTCGCCCCCGTCCGTGCGTTTCCGGGCGTCGCGCTCGTGGGAGCGGCCCTCCTACTCGCCGTCCCGGCCGTCGTCGCCGTCGCGTGGGCCTACCTCCGGACGACGAACGTCGCGTACGTCCTGACCGACCGGAACTGCTACCGGAAGTCGGGCGTCCTCTCGACGCGGGTCTCCCGGATCGACCTGTCGACCGTACAGCGGACGAGCCTGAACAAGGACGTCTGGGGGAGCCTGTTCGACTACGGCACCCTCTCGATCAGCACCGCCGGCTCCGACGGCGTCGACCTCCGGTTGACCGATCTGGACGACCCCGACCCCGTTCGGGCGGAGATGCAGCGGCTGATCGACACCTCCCGGAGTCACGGCGTCGGTGCCGCGGCGACGACGCCGATCGACGAATCGACCGCCGACACGCTGCTCGCCGACTTCCGGGCCCTCCGCGAGTCGGCGGCCCGCGTCGAACGTGCGGTGAGCGACCGATGA
- a CDS encoding ribonuclease H-like domain-containing protein — protein MRYARDDPGNDRIATLDIETTATDPADGELVSVGVGIHDRADPLTEATYGTFHRADGEASLVDRAMTRLAAADADTLVTYNGRGFDLPFVEGRLDRLGADVDLPIIASPPDHLDLFRDRKRRADETGAAWPTLEACLESYGHAPPKTVWRGAPLTNGRFGEELGPAYLRTLGTETGARFRASLTEVVDHYLLGDLEATLALYYADLGESVAGTYLGTERRF, from the coding sequence ATGCGCTACGCTCGCGACGACCCGGGGAACGACCGGATCGCGACCCTCGACATCGAGACGACGGCGACGGACCCGGCGGACGGCGAACTCGTCTCCGTCGGGGTCGGGATCCACGACCGCGCCGATCCGCTGACCGAGGCGACTTACGGGACGTTCCACCGAGCGGACGGCGAGGCGTCGCTCGTCGACCGGGCGATGACGCGTCTCGCCGCGGCCGACGCCGACACCCTCGTCACCTACAACGGACGCGGATTCGACCTGCCGTTCGTCGAGGGACGGCTCGACCGACTCGGCGCCGACGTCGACCTGCCGATCATCGCGTCGCCGCCGGACCATCTCGACCTCTTTCGCGACCGGAAGCGCCGCGCCGACGAGACGGGGGCGGCGTGGCCGACCCTGGAGGCGTGTCTGGAGTCGTACGGTCACGCGCCGCCGAAGACGGTCTGGCGGGGTGCCCCGCTCACGAACGGGCGGTTCGGCGAGGAACTCGGCCCGGCGTACCTGCGGACGCTCGGCACCGAGACGGGGGCGCGGTTTCGGGCGTCGCTCACCGAGGTGGTGGATCACTACCTGCTCGGCGACCTGGAGGCGACGCTCGCGCTCTACTACGCGGACCTCGGCGAGTCCGTCGCGGGGACGTATCTCGGAACCGAGCGGCGATTTTAG
- a CDS encoding NAD(P)/FAD-dependent oxidoreductase produces the protein MDDSPSVAVVGAGLAGLVAARHLADAGASVTVFERRDDVGGRVRTGHEDGFTIDRGFQVLFTAYPAVRRELDLSALDLGAFSPGAVIARPGERSVLSDPLRDPFSLTDSIFNREVTTTDKLRTLALRQHVGGRDEAEIFDSDDAPIDDYLRDWGFSTDYVDNFVAPFYGGITLDRSLSTSKRVFEYTFKSMSEGKIALPAEGMAAVPAQLADHARGAGATIHLGAPVAAVTPDGDGTTVETETRTVDADAAVVATDPRTARRLTGVATIPTTGRPSTTLYCALPDDTPLDDKRKIHLNAASDSPNIVVPLSSVAPSYAPDDRTFLAATFLGGDALDADEADLLESVRDALAAWYPERLFGGLEAVHTERIEFAQFAQPPGVHDDLPDIRDPNGPVYLAGDYTTWSSIQGAMRSGREAAEAVVADLD, from the coding sequence ATGGACGATTCACCGTCGGTCGCCGTCGTCGGCGCCGGGTTGGCGGGCCTCGTCGCCGCCCGTCACCTCGCCGACGCGGGCGCGAGCGTGACCGTGTTCGAGCGCCGTGACGACGTGGGCGGCCGGGTTCGGACCGGTCACGAGGACGGGTTCACCATCGACCGCGGCTTTCAGGTCCTCTTCACCGCCTACCCCGCCGTCCGGCGGGAACTCGACCTCTCGGCCCTCGACTTGGGGGCGTTCTCCCCCGGTGCGGTCATCGCCCGTCCCGGCGAGCGGTCGGTCCTCTCGGACCCCCTTCGGGATCCCTTCTCGCTCACCGACTCCATCTTCAACCGCGAGGTGACGACGACGGACAAACTCCGGACGCTCGCGCTCCGCCAACACGTCGGCGGCCGCGACGAGGCTGAAATCTTCGACAGCGACGACGCCCCCATCGACGACTACCTCCGCGACTGGGGCTTCTCGACCGACTACGTCGACAACTTCGTCGCCCCCTTCTACGGCGGCATCACCCTCGACCGCTCGCTCTCGACCTCCAAGCGGGTGTTCGAGTACACCTTCAAGTCGATGAGCGAGGGGAAGATCGCCCTCCCAGCCGAGGGGATGGCGGCCGTCCCGGCGCAGTTGGCCGACCACGCACGCGGCGCCGGGGCGACGATCCACCTCGGCGCCCCCGTCGCCGCCGTCACCCCCGACGGTGACGGGACGACCGTCGAGACGGAGACACGAACGGTCGACGCCGACGCCGCCGTCGTCGCCACCGATCCCCGGACCGCCCGTCGCCTGACCGGCGTGGCCACGATTCCGACGACCGGCCGTCCTTCGACGACGCTCTACTGTGCCCTCCCCGACGACACGCCGCTCGACGACAAGCGGAAGATTCACCTCAACGCGGCGAGCGACAGCCCCAATATCGTCGTCCCGCTGTCCTCGGTCGCCCCCTCGTACGCCCCCGACGACCGGACGTTCCTCGCGGCCACTTTCCTAGGAGGCGACGCACTCGACGCCGACGAGGCCGACCTCCTCGAATCGGTCCGCGACGCGCTTGCGGCGTGGTATCCCGAACGCCTGTTCGGCGGGCTCGAAGCCGTCCACACCGAGCGCATCGAGTTCGCACAGTTCGCCCAGCCGCCGGGCGTCCACGACGACCTGCCCGACATCCGCGACCCGAACGGCCCCGTCTACCTCGCCGGCGACTACACCACGTGGTCGTCGATCCAGGGGGCGATGCGAAGCGGACGGGAGGCCGCCGAGGCCGTCGTCGCGGACCTCGACTAA